A part of Myxococcus landrumus genomic DNA contains:
- a CDS encoding RiPP maturation radical SAM C-methyltransferase: MSGDSVQVRFVVAPFLPEHQPALGVSTLIGVLGRSGISADVSYLNVQFMRQIGWELYYYLSYATPPEILAGEMAFLPASPDLLLGEMVFAPALWGDAASNWEEYADRLTPLLEVKQHTSGATPGGARREQALHWGRARELIRALREDSPRIVKQWAQEILKDKPRVIGFTSTFQQSVASLALAKELRRLVPREELTLIMGGANCEGDMGKALSDNFPFMDHVVSGEGEGVILDLVKGVLEGKGGRPQPRYVAAPQIEDMDSLPMPDFDHYFAAIKDMPMAKRANLTAESSRGCWWGAKAHCTFCGLNGSGMAYRSKDAGRFVQELRTLAGRYGFNFFMMADNILDLKYIKSVFPALIEQGDEITMFYETKSNLRKEQLELMVAGGVTELQPGIESLSTPILELMDKGTTRLQNIQLIKWCEEFDINVNWNILFGFPGETPEEYAEMAALIPSLVHLPPPGGCGRIRMDRFAPYWKTPEKYQLKNVRQKWAYDYVYAALPAEERRRIAYYFDYDLEGDIDPTVYLQDTLKRTEEWRDGFSRGVTLELKTRAGTSYVLDTRGGESRETVLTAEEVQALKALDSIQSPRAVLTKVNEGREGTPLSEADFDAMLERFLERRWVIREGARHLSLVLDRMERQRIIDLKMAAQLGKLDWARFGATPATTPGPARAAASSR, translated from the coding sequence CGCAGCGGCATCTCCGCGGACGTCAGCTATCTCAACGTCCAGTTCATGCGGCAGATTGGCTGGGAGCTCTACTACTACCTCTCCTACGCCACGCCTCCGGAGATTCTCGCGGGAGAGATGGCCTTCCTCCCGGCCTCTCCGGACCTGCTGCTGGGGGAGATGGTCTTCGCGCCGGCGCTGTGGGGAGACGCGGCCTCGAACTGGGAGGAGTACGCGGACCGCCTCACGCCGCTGCTGGAGGTGAAGCAGCACACGTCGGGCGCCACCCCGGGCGGTGCCCGGCGTGAGCAGGCGTTGCACTGGGGCCGCGCCCGCGAGCTGATTCGCGCCCTGCGCGAGGACAGCCCGCGCATCGTCAAGCAGTGGGCCCAGGAGATTCTCAAGGACAAGCCACGCGTCATCGGCTTCACGTCCACGTTCCAGCAGAGCGTCGCCTCGCTCGCGCTGGCGAAGGAGCTGCGCCGGCTGGTTCCGCGTGAGGAGCTGACGCTCATCATGGGCGGCGCCAACTGCGAGGGCGACATGGGCAAGGCGCTCTCGGACAACTTCCCCTTCATGGACCACGTGGTCTCCGGGGAAGGCGAAGGCGTCATCCTCGACCTGGTCAAGGGCGTGCTGGAGGGCAAGGGCGGACGTCCCCAGCCGCGCTACGTGGCCGCGCCGCAAATCGAGGACATGGACTCGCTGCCCATGCCCGACTTCGACCACTACTTCGCGGCCATCAAGGACATGCCCATGGCCAAGCGCGCCAACCTGACGGCCGAGTCGTCTCGCGGCTGCTGGTGGGGCGCCAAGGCGCACTGCACCTTCTGTGGCCTCAACGGCTCCGGCATGGCGTACCGGAGCAAGGACGCGGGCCGCTTCGTCCAGGAGCTGCGCACGCTGGCGGGGCGCTACGGCTTCAACTTCTTCATGATGGCCGACAACATCCTGGACCTGAAGTACATCAAGTCCGTGTTCCCCGCGCTCATCGAGCAGGGGGACGAAATCACGATGTTCTATGAGACGAAGAGCAACCTCCGGAAGGAGCAGCTCGAGCTCATGGTCGCGGGCGGCGTCACCGAGCTGCAGCCCGGCATCGAGAGCCTCAGCACGCCCATCCTGGAGCTGATGGACAAGGGCACCACGCGCCTCCAGAACATCCAGCTCATCAAGTGGTGCGAGGAGTTCGACATCAACGTGAACTGGAACATCCTCTTCGGCTTCCCGGGGGAGACGCCCGAGGAGTACGCGGAGATGGCCGCGTTGATTCCCTCGCTGGTGCACCTGCCTCCGCCGGGAGGGTGCGGGCGCATCCGCATGGACCGGTTCGCGCCGTATTGGAAGACGCCGGAGAAGTACCAGCTCAAGAATGTGCGCCAGAAGTGGGCGTATGACTATGTCTACGCCGCGCTGCCCGCCGAGGAGCGGCGGCGGATTGCCTACTACTTCGACTACGACCTCGAGGGAGACATCGACCCGACGGTCTACCTCCAGGACACGCTGAAGCGGACCGAGGAGTGGCGCGATGGCTTCAGCCGGGGCGTGACGCTCGAGCTGAAGACGCGAGCGGGGACGTCCTACGTGCTCGACACGCGAGGCGGCGAGTCGCGCGAGACGGTGCTCACGGCGGAGGAGGTCCAGGCGTTGAAGGCCCTGGACTCCATCCAGAGTCCTCGCGCCGTGCTCACGAAGGTGAACGAGGGGCGGGAGGGCACGCCGCTGTCGGAGGCGGACTTCGACGCGATGCTCGAGCGCTTCCTGGAGCGGCGGTGGGTCATCCGCGAGGGGGCAAGACACCTGAGCCTCGTGCTGGACCGGATGGAGCGGCAGCGCATCATCGACCTGAAGATGGCCGCGCAGCTCGGGAAGCTCGACTGG